The sequence below is a genomic window from Acidimicrobiales bacterium.
TTCGCGATCAACGAGCTCCCCGACCTCGCCGAGCGGATCCAGGTGGGGCTGCTGAACGTCCTCGAGGAGCGGGACATCCAGATCCGCGGCCACCGCGTGCGGCTGCCGCTCGACCTCTTCCTCGTCGCCTCGGCGAACCCGGAGGACTACACGAGCCGCGGCCGGATCATCACGCCGCTGAAGGACCGCTTCGGCGCGCAGATCCGCACGCACTACCCGACCGAGATCGAGATCGAGAACGCCATCGTCGCCCAGGAGGCGACGGCCGTCGAGGTCGAGGGGGTGACCGTCGAGGTCCCACCCTTCATGGCCGAGATCGTCTCGCGCATCTCCCAGGGGGCGCGCGCCTCGTCCCGCATCAACCAGCGCTCGGGGGTCTCGGTGCGCACGAGCATCGCCAACTACGAGACGCTCGTCGCCGCCGCGCTCCGCCGGGCGGTGCGCCTCGGCGAGGAGCGCGCCGTCCCGCGGCCGAGCGACCTCGAGGCCCTCGTCGCCTCGACGATCGGCAAGATCGAGGTCGAGGTGGTGGAGGCCGACGAGGACGTCGAGGTGGTCGAGCAGCTGCTGCGCGCCGCGGTCCTCGCGACCTTCCGCGAGCACGCCGCGAGCGAGCGCGGCGCCGAGATCGTCGAGGCCTTCGAGGACGGCCGCGTCGTCGAGGTCGGCGCCGACGTCCCGGCGATAGTGCACGTCGAGCTCGCCGCCTCCCTCCCGGCCCTCGGCGAGATCGCCGGTGATCTCGTCGGCGCTGAGGCGGCGCCGGAGCTGCTCGCGAGCGCCGTCGAGCTCGTCCTCGACGGCCTGCACCTCTCCCGCCGCCTGAACAAGGACGTGGTCGGCGGCCGGGTCAGCTACCGGGCGCGCTGACGTGACCGTGTCGCGGCGCTCCTGGCGGTACTCGCGCTTCGACGGCACCCAGGAGCCGTTCGTCGTCGACGGCGATGACATCCTCTCCTCGCTCGCCGACGACCTCCTCTACCACGGCGACCTCGCGGCGGCGCTGCGTCAGCTGCTGCGCGAGGGCTTCGACACCCGCGACGGCGAGCACGTCGAGGGGCTGCGGGAGCTGATGGAGCGGCTGCAGCGCCGCCGCGAGGAGCTCGCCGCCTCCCGCAACGAGCTCGCCGAGCAGGTCGCCGCGGCCCTCAACGAGCTGCTCGGCGAGGAGCGCGCCGAGCTGGCGGCGCGCCGCCAGGCCTCCGAGCAGGCGGCCACTCCCGAACAGGGGCGGGCCGAGCGGGAGCGGCTCGCGGCGCACGAGACCGAGCTCGACCTGCTGCCCCCCGACCTCTCCGGCCAGGTGCAGGGGCTGATGCAGTACGACTTCACCTCCGAGGCGGCCCGCCAGCACTTCGAGGAGCTCCTCGACGAGCTCCGTCGCCAATTCACCCAGAGCCAGCTCGACGCCGCCGCGGGCCAGATGGCGAGCTCCACCCCCGAGGACCGCGAGCACCTGCGCGCCGGCCTCGACGCGCTCAACCGGATGGTCGAGCAACGCCAGGCGGGGGAGGAGCTCGACCCGAGCTTCGCGGAGTTCATGTCCGAGTTCGGTGACCTCTTCCCCGGCGATCCGCAGAGCCTCGACGAGCTGCTCGCCAACCTCGGCCGCCGCATGGCTGCCGCCTCGGCGATGATCGCCGCGATGACGCCCGGCCAGCGGGCCCAGCTCGACCAGCTCGCGGCGCAGCTGATGGGGGACATGGACCTCTCCTGGCAGCTGGACCGCCTCGGCCAGAACCTCCGCGAGGCGCTGCGCGACCTCCCCTGGGACCAGCCGCTCGGCGCGCCGCCGGGCGACCCCCTCTCCTTCCTCGGCGCGAACGACGCCCTCTCGGACCTCGCCGAGCTCGGCCGCCTGGAGGAGCTGCTCGCCGGCGCGACCGAGCCAGGGGCCCTCGGTGAGGCCGACCTCGACGAGGCCCGGCGCCTCCTCGGCCCGGACGCGACCAAGAGCCTCGAGGCCCTCGCCCAGCTGACCCGGCGCCTCGAGGCCGCGGGCCTCGTCGGCCGGCGCGACGGCCGCCTCGTCCTCACGCCGAATGGGCTGCGACGTCTCGGGCAGAACGCCCTCGCCGAGCTCTTCGCCAACCTGCGCAAGGACCGCTTCGGCGACCACGCCCGCCCGACGCCGGGCCTCGGCCACGACCGCGACGTCGAGACCAAGGCCTACGAGTTCGGCGACCCCTTCCAGCTCGAGGTGGGGAGGACCCTCCGCAACGCGATGCTCCGCTCGGTCTCGGAGGCCGCTGGCGGGCCGCGCGCCGTCGAGCTGCCGGTGCGCCTCTCGCCCGACGACTTCGAGAT
It includes:
- a CDS encoding VWA domain-containing protein, which codes for MTVSRRSWRYSRFDGTQEPFVVDGDDILSSLADDLLYHGDLAAALRQLLREGFDTRDGEHVEGLRELMERLQRRREELAASRNELAEQVAAALNELLGEERAELAARRQASEQAATPEQGRAERERLAAHETELDLLPPDLSGQVQGLMQYDFTSEAARQHFEELLDELRRQFTQSQLDAAAGQMASSTPEDREHLRAGLDALNRMVEQRQAGEELDPSFAEFMSEFGDLFPGDPQSLDELLANLGRRMAAASAMIAAMTPGQRAQLDQLAAQLMGDMDLSWQLDRLGQNLREALRDLPWDQPLGAPPGDPLSFLGANDALSDLAELGRLEELLAGATEPGALGEADLDEARRLLGPDATKSLEALAQLTRRLEAAGLVGRRDGRLVLTPNGLRRLGQNALAELFANLRKDRFGDHARPTPGLGHDRDVETKAYEFGDPFQLEVGRTLRNAMLRSVSEAAGGPRAVELPVRLSPDDFEIERTEQVTTSSTVLCIDLSLSMPMRDNFLAAKKVAMALQALIASRYPRDYLGLIGFSATAREIRPEELPEVSWDFAYGTNLQHALALSRRLLAHRSGSKQVIVVTDGEPTAHVMEDGEIFFNYPPVRETLDVTLREVARCTKERIVINTFVLDQTGGLRSFVDKMTHLNRGRAFYTTPDALGDYLLVDFVEQRGGRRKRVPRGA
- a CDS encoding magnesium chelatase, with amino-acid sequence MTTIPTSPADAPTTVADLRRSGWVSRNVREELRSNALTRIASGRPIVEGILGFDDTILPQLENALVAGHDVILLGERGQAKSRLIRSLVELLDEWMPILAGSEINDNPYHPVSRYARELVESLGDAAPVAWVHRSDRYGEKLATPDTSIADLIGEVDPIKVAEGRYLSDELTIHYGLVPRTNRGIFAINELPDLAERIQVGLLNVLEERDIQIRGHRVRLPLDLFLVASANPEDYTSRGRIITPLKDRFGAQIRTHYPTEIEIENAIVAQEATAVEVEGVTVEVPPFMAEIVSRISQGARASSRINQRSGVSVRTSIANYETLVAAALRRAVRLGEERAVPRPSDLEALVASTIGKIEVEVVEADEDVEVVEQLLRAAVLATFREHAASERGAEIVEAFEDGRVVEVGADVPAIVHVELAASLPALGEIAGDLVGAEAAPELLASAVELVLDGLHLSRRLNKDVVGGRVSYRAR